The following is a genomic window from Candidatus Zixiibacteriota bacterium.
ATATTGGAGGCAATTTCTTTCATTCTACGAACTTTGCTTAAGAGTTTTAATATATTCATCCATAGTTTTATCTTTATAATGCTCCTCGCCGATATATTTCAAGATTATCTCAAATTTATCCGCCGGAACAAACCCGGGAAGACTGGTTATTATAGCGCCGTCTTGATTAAGGAAATAAGTAGCCGGCACTCCTCGAATTTTAAAGCTTTTTGCTAGTTGCTTAGCGGAAATATTGCCTTTTAGGGTATGATAAATGTCATTAGAGCCAGTGTTGACTTTAGCCGGAGCAAAATAAGCGCCAACAAGGTCAAT
Proteins encoded in this region:
- a CDS encoding thioredoxin fold domain-containing protein → MKKILLPLLTSLLLIFVVCGSSDTKEKSDAGSNNKEKSTGNIEWVKFDTGLTTAAEDGKCLMVYFWRHGCSWCKKMEKSTFSNETVIDLVGAYFAPAKVNTGSNDIYHTLKGNISAKQLAKSFKIRGVPATYFLNQDGAIITSLPGFVPADKFEIILKYIGEEHYKDKTMDEYIKTLKQSS